Within Gilvibacter sp. SZ-19, the genomic segment ACTGCGGTGTCCGTTCAGGCCATTAATGCCTGCATCTTGCCACATCTTGTTGAAACGATCTGCTTGTGATTCATCGTTAATGGTAAAAGTGGCATTCATAGTAGATCGGTCTGCCGGATCTGCCACAAAACCTGTAAAGAGTTCATTGCTGTCGATCTCATTATATAACAGAGACGCTTTTGCCTCGTTGATCTGGGCTATGGTTGCAACACCACCTTGCGCCTTTAACCACTCCAGGGTCAACATAGAGGTGTATACTGCAAATACTGGCGGCGTGTTAAACATACTGTCTTTTCCAATATGTACCTGATAGTCCAACATAGAAGGAATGCTGCGCTGAACTTGCCCAAGGATTTCCTCTTTTACAACTACCAAAGTAGTTCCTGCTGGTCCCATATTCTTTTGAGCCCCGGCATATATAAGATCGAATTGACTAAAGTCTAATGCACGTGAAAAGATATCACTACTCATATCGCATACCAATGGCGCATCCGTTTGCGGAATTTCTTTGATCTGAGTACCGAAAATGGTGTTGTTGGTAGTTAGGTGCAAATAATCCAAACCTGAGGGTATCTCATAGGCTTTTGGAATATAATTGAAATTCTTGTCCTTGGACGAAGCTACTTCAACCAGATCTCCAAAGAGCTTAGCTTCTTTAATTGCTTTAGAGGACCAAGTTCCTGTATTGAGATAACCGGCTTTGGTGTTTAGTAAATTGTAAGCTACCATTAGGAACTGCATGCTGGCGCCGCCTTGCAAAAACAAGGCCTGGTAACCTTTACCAGTTAAACCGAGATGTTCCAAAGCCAGGCTTCTGGCGTTTTCCATTACGGCAACAAATTCCTTACTTCTATGTGAGATCTCGATTATAGATAGCCCTATTCCGTTGTAATCTACCACTGCATCTGCAGCTTTTTGCATAACAGATTGAGGTAAAATACATGGACCGGCGCTAAAATTGTGTTTCTGCATGCTTGTTTTATTAAGAGTACAAAGATGTTAATTAAGTGAACGTCCTGTGTTAATTAAGCAATAAATTATCAACTAAAGTTTTAACAAGAAATCCATAGTATCCACGCCATCAGCATAGTCGTTGAGTCCAGGACTTTGAGAAGTTCCAAAGGGAATAGCCTTTGACATACTTTTTGGCCCTACAATACATTGGATTTGATCTTGCTTTGCTTGGATTTTATCCTCCAGATCTTCCTTGTTTTTATAGGTCTCGTAAAAGACACTGGCAATAGGAGAAGCCATGCGCTCGTCTTGCTTTATCATAAAGAAGCCATTTTCGAGAAAATCGAATTGACTCATTAAAAAGACAGCTTTGTTGTAATCGTAATTGTTTTCGTATTTCTTATGTTCGAGCAAGTGTTTCCAAGCGTATACAGCCTTGAAAACCTTATCAAAATCATAGCCTACAGGAACAAAGAGTTTCGATACCGAGCGGCAACCTAGTCCGTAATAGCGAAATATATCATTGGATAGGCCAGCCAATTCTTCGACAGATTCATCACCAGACAAAACAGCAACAGAGTTTCTATTGCGTCTAATTATGTGGGGCTTACCTTTAAAGTAATGTGCAAAATAACGAGCAGTATTATCGCTCCCTGTTGCAATTACCGCATGGTAATCCGAGACAGCTTCCTTTCTAATTTCGATATAGTCTTTCCAAGCCGGCTCAATGGCTATTAATCGGTTAAAGAGATAGGGTAGTAGTAACTGATCGTTGGAGGAGAGTTTTATTTGCAGCTTGTTCCCGCTTAAAAGCACGCAAAGCGCATCATGCAGACCTACCATAGGAATATTTCCAGCGGCTATTACTGCTATGGTCTTAGGCTCATTGTCATTAATGATATAAGGAGCTAGCCAATTCTCAAGTCTTCGAGCCTGCAATTCGGCTGCCCAAGCCGCTAAAGCAAATCGCACTTGCTCTTCGGTAAACCAGCCGTTATGGGCCTCAGCGCGGTTCAATAAGTGCTTAAGATCTTCAGAAGGTGGGTCCTGGGCAATTAGGGCTTTGAGTTCATCTCCTAGCTTGCTCCAACTCGCAATGCGTTTTTCTAGATCCAACTTCATTTGTGATTACCGCTTTTAGGCTTTATTTTTGCATGGCAAAGTTAGAAAAAGAAAATGCTATGGCGATCATAATTACCGACGAATGTATCAATTGCGGCGCCTGTGAGCCAGAGTGCCCAAACACTGCCATATATGAGGGTGCCGACGATTGGCGTTATGCAGACGGAACAGATCTCACCGGAGACTTGGTATTGCCCAACGGAGCTGCAGTGAACGCAGAGGAGACCCAACAACCTATAAGTGATGAGATCTACTATATAGTACCCGATAAATGTACGGAGTGCATGGGCTTTCACGAAGAGCCGCAATGCGCAGCCGTTTGTCCGGTAGATTGTTGTGTTCCGGACGAAAATCATGTAGAAGACGAAGAGACCTTGCTCGGAAAGCAGGCTTTTATGCACCACTGATCATAAAATAACTTATTCGAAACGCCGCTTAGTCGGCGTTTTTTTATGTCCTATTTCCGGCGGTGAACTCTAGATTTTATTATTTTAGAGGAAATCACATTATGCCTATCTGGTTAAATATCACGCTCACTGTCCTTGCCATTTACCTGGCAATAAGCTTGGTATTGTACTATGTTCAGGATTATTTCTTGTTCAAACCCGAGAAGCTGCCTAAAGATTTTCAGTTCTATTACGAAAATCAGATCGTACAAGAATACAACCTAGAAACCCGCGATGGAGGTGTAATAAACGGTTTGCATTTTAAAGTAAAAGATCCTATTGGCGTTGTGCTTTACCTAAAAGGGAACTCCAAGAGTATAAAAGGATGGGGGAAGTTCGCCGTGGATTTTACGCGTCATAAGTACGATGTGATCATGTTAGATTACCGCGGATTTGGTAAGAGTACAGGCAAACGAAGCCAAAAGGCCATAAAACGCGATGTACAATATGTCTACAATAAGATCCGTGAACGCGTTAGTGAAGAGTACATCATTATCTACGGCCGTTCCATGGGTTCTGGTTTTGCTGCCAAGATAGCTTCGGAGAATCATCCGCGGATGCTCATTTTGGATGCGCCTTATTACAGTCTTACTAAAACCACTTCGAGATACATGCCCTTTATGCCGCTATCGGTCATTTTATAGTATCCGATGCCCACCTACAAATGGCTCAAGTATGTACGTTGCCCAATACACATAATCCACGGCACACAAGACAAGTTAATACCCTTTAAGTCTAGCATTAAGTTGTCAAAGATAAACCCCAGCAGAACAAGACTTTACGCGGTTATTGGTGGAGGACATAAGAATTTGAATAATTTCGAATCCTACCATCGTATGCTCAGTGAAATACTAACTTCTGAACCAATGGAGATCGATCTGGAAACAACTAGTATGAAAGTAAAACACAGTTCTAAGGCCAATGCGTAAACTGTTCTTTGGGGTCGCCATTTTTACGATACCGTATACGGTTTTTTCAATATTTATGTATTTCATTCAAGACAATATCATGTTTCAGCCGCAGCCCCTGGCCTCGGACCATGTCTATCAGTTTGAATCCAAGTTTGAGGAATTCAACCTCTGGACTCCAGATAGTATAGCGCTGAATGCCCTTCATTTTAAAGTTCCTGAACCCAAAGGGGTGATTTTATACTACCACGGGAATGCGGGTAATTTAGATCGCTGGGGAGGCATAGCTGAGCAGTATACACGCTACGGTTACGATGTTATAGTGATGGATTACCGCGGTTATGGAAAAAGCGGAGGCGAGCCCGCAGAGCCGAGTATGTATACCGATGCGCAACTTTTTTACGATCATGCTAAAGGGCAATATCCGGAGCAGAACATTACCGTATTCGGCCGTTCTTTAGGAACTAGTGTCTCAACCTTTTTGGCTGCGGAGAATAAACCCGGCCGCCTGATCTTAGAAACCCCGTTTTACAGCATAGAAGACATTGCCAATACGCGTTTTAGATATTTGCCCGTTCAATGGCTTATAAAATATGAGTTCCCCAGTTTTCAGTATGCCCCAGCCGTAGACTGCCCAACGCTGATCTTGCACGGTACCCGAGACGGAGTGGTTCCTTTCAGTTCTGGACAAAAATTATTTATGGAATTCAAACCGGCCTATGCCCATTTTGTCACCATAGAAGAAGGGCGGCATAACAATTTGGATGAGTTCGATAAATACCGCGCTTCCTTAGACCAATTCATTCGATGATTTAATTCACTTTCCTGCTTCGGGAATAGGGGGCAATTCTTATCTTTGCCGCCAAATCGAATAGCGCTCATGAAAGCCGGAATTGTAGGATTACCCAACGTAGGAAAATCAACACTATTTAATTGTTTGTCTAACGCGAAAGCGCAAAGTGCCAACTTTCCTTTCTGTACCATAGAACCTAACTTAGGGGTGGTGAACGTACCAGACACGAGATTGGAAGTATTAGAGAAACTCGTAAATCCGGAGCGTGTGGTTCCTGCCACTGTTGAGATCGTGGATATTGCAGGGCTTGTAAAAGGCGCTAGTAAGGGTGAAGGTTTGGGGAATCAATTCTTAGGGAACATTCGTGAGACCGATGCTATTTTACATGTACTTCGCTGTTTTGACAATGACAATATTGTCCACGTTGACGGTTCGGTGGACCCAGTTAGAGACAAGGAAACCATAGACATCGAGCTGCAGCTAAAAGATCTAGAAACTGTAGAAAAGCGCTTGGACAAAGTAAAGCGCGCTGCCAAAACAGGGAATAAAGAAGCTCAAAAAGAAGAAGCAGCTTTGAATTTGATCAAAGCAGGCTTGGAGGCTGGTAATTCTGTACGTGCTATAGACGTGCCAGAGGACGCCAGAGAGGCTTTTGTAGATCAACTACAACTCATTACCGACAAACCTGTAATGTATGTTTGTAATGTGGATGAGTCCAGTGCAGTTAGTGGTAACGCTTATGTAGAACAAGTGAAGGCCGCGGTAGCACAAGAAAACGCAGAGGTTTTGGTATTAGCCGTAGGAACTGAGGCAGATATCAACGAGCTGGAAGATTACGAAGAACGTCAAATGTTCTTGGACGATATCGGTTTGGAAGAGCCTGGAGCCTCCAAATTGATACGCGGAGCTTACAAACTACTTAACTTGCAGACCTATTTCACAGCAGGAGAAAAAGAGGTTCGTGCTTGGACTGTGCCAATTGGAGCCACAGCACCACAAGCTGCGGGCGTTATTCACTCAGACTTTGAAAAAGGTTTTATTCGCGCAGAGGTAATTGCCTATGACGATTATGCCGAGCTAGGCTCCCGAGAAAAGGTCAAGGAAGCCGGTAAACTCGGAATAGAAGGTAAGGAATACATTGTTCAGGACGGAGATGTTATGCTGTTCCGTTTTAACGTCTAACGATTCTCATACATAGACACATAGCGGGTTTCTCCAAGTTTTTTCATTTTACGTACTCCAAGGGCATCCAATTGTTCATTGGTATTGGCTATCCACGCAGGTGCCAAACAATGCTGAGGCGACAGCGCCAAGGCTTTTTCGAACATTTTTAGTGCTCGCCGGTATTGTCCAGAATAAAAGAACTCTCTACCAAAGATCATGTATTGCTCTGCTTTAACATCTTTTGATTGCACATAAGGATCTTCAGATACCTCTTCCAGATCTGTTTGGTTTTTAGAAAACTGTTTAGCGGCAACAGGAGCAGCGTGAGACTCTGGCTTGTGGTAACTGCCAAAGCTGCTGAATATAAATAGCAAAGCGGCAAAGATCAGCAAAAGGACAATTGCAGTTTCTACACGTCTTCTGCGACGTAGCTTTCTACCAACTCGTTTTATTTCTGAGGCGCTCCATGTTGTGAGCTTTTTGTTTTCGGATTCATCTCTGCGGATGTCCTTGTCTTTCAGGCCCATAATAGTGCGCTTGCTCTTAAAACGGCTGGAGCGTTTTTTAAGCAGCTTACGGTTGTTTCTCAATATGGTATTTGCGCCACCTGAATGCATGATAAGAGGAAAGGGTTTACGGTATTAGTCGCAAAAAAGCTCAAAATGTTAATAAAACCTTAAAGGATCCGAATGAAAATCCGCTTAAGCCCTGTATTTCTTAACAATTTCAGGAGTCTTATTGTTAATTACTTTAGGCAATTCTGGTTTTAAAAAAGTAGTCGAAATCCTATATTAGCAGGCATACTCCCACAACAGATTAATGGCAAAAGAAGCACAATATACCGAGGATAATATACGCTCGCTGGATTGGAAGGAACACATCCGCATGCGTCCCGGAATGTACATCGGGAAGCTGGGAGATGGTTCTTCTCCAGACGATGGTATATACATCTTACTCAAAGAGGTAATAGACAACTGTATCGATGAATTCGTCATGGGCGCGGGTAAGACCATCGAGATCCGCATCAAAGACAAAGAAGTCCACGTACGCGACTACGGCCGTGGAATACCTTTGGGCAAAGTAGTGGATGTGGTGTCCAAAATGAATACTGGAGGTAAATACGACTCCAGAGCCTTTAAAAAATCTGTAGGTTTGAACGGGGTAGGTACCAAAGCCGTAAATGCGCTATCTACTAGTTTTCGTGTCGAGTCTGTTAGAGACCAGCAGATCAAAGCCGCCACTTTTGCATACGGCGAGTTGGTAGAAGACCTACCTGTGGAAGACACTTCCCGCAGGAAAGGTACCAAGGTGAGTTTTGTGCCCGATCCGGAGATCTTTAAGAATTACAAGTACCGTTCGGAGTATGTGGCCAAGATGCTCAAGAACTATGTGTATCTCAACCCTGGGCTTACCATTGATTTTAATGGAGAAAAGTATCATTCTGCCAATGGTCTAAAGGATCTGTTGGAGGATAATATGAACAAGGAGGATATGCTGTATCCTATCATCCATTTACGCGGTGATGATATTGAAATAGCAATAACCCATTCCAAAACACAGTATAGTGAAGAGTATCACTCCTTTGTCAACGGGCAGAATACTACCCAAGGAGGGACGCACCAAGCTGCTTTTCGTGAGGCCGTTGTAAAAACTGTTCGTGAGTTCTACGGCAAGAACTATGACGCCAGTGATATTCGCAAGTCTATAGTAGCAGCCATTAGCGTTAAAGTGATGGAGCCTGTTTTTGAGTCGCAGACCAAGACCAAGTTAGGTTCCACAGAAATGGGAGACGGTTTGCCTACTGTAAGAACGTATATCAACGATTTTGTCAAAACTCAAGTTGACAACTTCTTGCACAAGAATCCAGAGACAGCAGAAAAGCTGCAACGCAAGATCATGCAAGCCGAACGCGAGCGCAAGGAACTTTCCGGTATTCGCAAATTGGCTAAGGAGCGTGCTAAAAAAGCGAGTCTTCACAACAAAAAACTTCGCGACTGCCGTGTGCATTTAGGTGATATGAAGAACGATCGCCGTTTGGAGTCTACGCTATTTATAACGGAGGGAGATTCTGCAAGTGGTAGTATTACTAAGAGTCGTGATGTGAACACCCAAGCGGTATTCTCACTTAGAGGAAAGCCTCTGAACTCTTATGGGATGAGCAAGAAGATCGTTTACGAGAACGAAGAGTTCAACCTCTTGCAAGCGGCACTCAACATAGAAGAGTCACTAGAAGACTTAAGATACAATAACATTGTAATAGCTACGGATGCCGATGTGGATGGGATGCACATTCGTTTGCTACTTATCACTTTCTTTTTGCAGTTCTTTCCAGAACTTATCAAAGAAGGGCATCTTTACATTCTACAAACCCCACTGTTTAGAGTGCGAAACAAAAAAGAGACCATCTATTGTTATTCGGAACAGGAGCGAATAGACGCCATAGAAAAACTCAAGCCCAAGCCAGAGATCACCCGATTCAAGGGATTGGGCGAGATATCTCCGGATGAGTTCAAGCATTTTATAGGCAATGATATTCGTTTAGATCCTGTGATGCTAGACAAGGCCATGTCCATCGAGTCTCTGCTGAATTTCTATATGGGCAAGAATACCCCGGACCGACAAGAATTTATTATCAATAACCTAAAGGTTGAATTGGACCGTGTAGAGGACTAGAGCCTTAACACGCGTAGACAGACTATGAGCGATCAAACTCCTTTGAATTCAGACGAATTAAACCCAGAAGATTCTCAAGATACCATCACCAAGGTAACAGGAATGTACCAGGATTGGTTCTTGGATTACGCCTCTTATGTGATCTTAGAACGCGCGGTTCCTGCCATTGAAGATGGTTTTAAACCTGTGCAGCGTCGGATCATGCATTCCTTAAAAGATCTGGATGATGGCCGCTACAACAAAGTAGCCAATATTGTTGGGCATACCATGCAGTACCACCCGCACGGGGATGCGTCTATAGCGGATGCTATGGTACAAATAGGTCAGAAGGACCTGCTTATTGACACGCAAGGTAACTGGGGAAACATACTTACTGGAGATAGGGCAGCGGCTTCTCGTTATATCGAGGCCAGATTGTCTAAGTTCGCTTTAGATGTTGTCTATAACCCAAAGACCACGGATTGGCAATCCTCTTACGACGGCCGAAAGAAAGAGCCGATCCACCTTCCTGTAAAATTTCCATTGCTGTTGGCCCAGGGAGCAGAAGGGATTGCAGTTGGGCTCTCAACCAAGATCATGCCGCACAACTTTGTAGAGCTTATCGATGCTTCTATAAAACACTTGCAAGGTAAACGCTTTACGATCCTCCCAGATTTTCCAACGGGCGGAATCGCTGATTTTACAAACTATAACGACGGTTTACGCGGAGGTAAGATCCGCAGTAGAGCGCGTATCAGCCAATACGATAAGAATACACTTGTCATTACCGAAATCCCGTTTGGTACTACGACGAGCTCGCTTATCGATTCGATCTTAAAGGCTAACGATAAAGGCAAGATCAAGATCAAGAAGATCGAAGACAACACTGCCGCAGACGTGGAAATCTTGGTGCATCTACCAAGTGGTATTTCTCCAGATAAGACCATTGATGCCTTGTATGCCTTTACCAATTGCGAGACTTCTATTTCGCCTTTAGGCTGTGTGATTGAAGACAACAAACCACTCTTTATAGGCGTCTCTGAAATGCTCAGAAGTTCAACGGACCGCACTGTAGAGCTGCTTAAAAGTGAATTGGAGATTCAATTAGGAGAATTAGAAGAGCAGTGGCATTTTGCCTCCTTGGAGCGCATCTTCATTGAAAATCGTATTTATCGCGACATAGAGGAAGAAGAAACCTGGGATGGCGTTATCAGTGCTATCGACAAGGGGCTTAAGCCGCATATCAAACATTTGAAGCGCGCAGTTACTTCAGAGGATATTACGCGTTTGACAGAGATTCGAATTAAAAGAATTTCCAAATTTGATATAGACAAGGCTCAACAAAAGATAGAGGCCTTAGAAGAGCAGATCGCAGCGGTGAAACACCATCTTGCACATCTGATCGAATATGCGATAGATTATTTTAAGCGACTAAAGAAAACCTATGCGGCGGGCAAGGAGCGCAAAACTGAGATCCGTGTCTTTGAAGATATAGAAGCAACCAAGGTAGTTATTCGCAACACCAAACTGTACGTCAATAGAGAAGAAGGTTTTATCGGTACGTCCTTGCGCCGAGACGAGTACGTTACCGACTGTTCTGATATAGATGACATCATCGTCTTTACCCAAGACGGTCAAATGATGGTGACCAAGGTAGACAACAAGACCTTTGTCGGCAAAGGGATCATTCATGTCGCTGTGTTTAAAAAGAAAGACAAGCGCACTATCTACAACATGATTTATAAAGACGGGACTCGTGGAGCAACTTATGTCAAGCGATTTGCCGTTACTGCAATAACAAGAGACAAGCACTACGATCTTACTGCGGGCAATAAAGGCAGTAAAGTACTGTATTTTACAGCGAATCCCAATGGAGAAGCAGAGCTAGTTACCGTGCTTTTACGCCAATCCGGCAGTATAAAGAAACTCAAATTCGATCTGGATTTTGCCGATCAGCTGGTAAAGGGCCGCAATTCCAAAGGAAATATTGTGACCAAGTATCCTGTAAAGCGCATTGAGCTTAAGGAAAAGGGCTTGTCTACACTTAAGCCTCGTAAGATCTGGTTTGACGATACCGTACAACGCCTAAATGTAGATGGCCGTGGAGATTTCTTGGGCGATTTTAGAAGTGAAGATCGCTTGCTTATCATCAATCAGTCCGGTATGGTCAAAACGGTCATTCCAGAGATGACCTTGCATTTTGACAGCGATATGATCGTACTGGAGAAATGGGATCCGAAGAAACCGCTCACAGCTATATACTGGGAGGGAAGCAAGGAACTCTATTACGTAAAACGCTTCTTGATAGAAAACCCAGACAAAGAAGAGAGCATAATAGGTGACCACAGTGATTCTCAATTGGAATGCATCTTTACAGACTATCGCCCGCAAGCCGAGGTTGTTTTCGCCAAGAAGCGTGGTAAGGACAGAAAAGAGAATCTAGTGATCGATCTGGAAGAGTTTATAGCGGTCAAGGGAATCAGTGCTATGGGCAACCAGCTCACCAAAGACAAGGTATTAGAGATCAACGCAATGGAACCATTGCCATATGAGGCTCCAGAAGCCTTACCAGCAGAGGATATGGAAGTTGTGGACGAACAAGACGTAAGTCCTGCTCAACAGGCCGTAGATGACTCAAAAGCTACAGATACGGCTGCGGAAGACGCTAAAGACGATTCTGGAGAAGAAGGGCAGACTACTTTGTTCTAGTAGTGGCTTCGCTGACTTTCGTGGCAGTGCCTTGGCGAACGTAACGTTTGCTGGCCTTATTCTTTTTAATCACCATTGCATATTCGAAGGTGTAATTACTTCCTTCTGTTTTTAAGATCTTAAAGTGGACCGGGCGTTCTTCGGCTTGATTCTTAGGACGTAAATTCTTCATCACGTACTCACAGTCGTTGATCCAACGTATACTAAAGGTATCTATCTTTTCGTCATAATAATCGATCTCGATAGTATCGTTACGTACAAAGGTGGTCTGCTTGAGCTCCCCATTAACAAACTCCTCAAAAGTAAAGGTACCTGTTTTGAAGTCGGCACAATTGCGCTCCGGCTCCTGACAAGCAATTAGACTTAAAAATATAGTAGCGAGTAGCAGTATTTTTTTCACTTTACAAATTTCGTGAAAATGCCGCTTAATTGGGTCGGTATTTCTTAAAACTTCCGTCTTTGTAAAAGATGATGATCTGTTCAATTGAAGAATCGTTAACCATTTGTTGCTCTTGCTTTTTCTCTGGCTCAATTTTGGTTTGTTCAATTTCAGGCGTTTCCTCTGTATAAGTAGTTGCGCCCGCTTTTGGAAATTCGCCTTTTCCATTGAGCAGCCAATAGAGTTCAACTTCCTCAAAAGACTCGACCACCTTTATCACAAAATCCAAACTGGGTTTATTTCGTCCGGAAAGTAGGTGAGAGATACTAGATCTGTTCACACCAATAGTCTCTGCAAATGCTGCCGAGCTAAGACCGTAATAGTCCATGATCTGCTTTAAACGCTTAGAAAAGGCTTCTGTGTTTACCATTAGAACAAAGTGTGTTACAAATGTAACGCAATAAGGGTTATGAGGCTACAGTTTTAACAAAAACAGAAGTATTTAATCTAAACTAACAGTACACATAAAATATATTAAAGTATTGAAAGTAAGATATATATAGGTTACATATACTTTAATAATTATTTTTCTCTATGATACAGTCTCACACGGCATTGATGTGTTTACATGTGTAACTAATTTCATTAAACTATTTGTTTACAATTGTAAATTATTGATTGTTTACATTTGTAACAACATAGTTTGTCTCTAAAGTGAACCTAACCCATCGTTACCTACCATTACGTACCATTACGCCAGTTTTAAATCGCTTAGCCGCTTCAGATCTTTTTACTTTAAAAGACCTAGGGCTCTCTGTGGAGAACAGACCCATAAAGGCTCTTAGATTTGGGCGTGGTGATTTTAAAGTACTTTGTTGGTCTCAAATGCACGGTAATGAATCGACCACCACAAAAGCATTATTAAATTACTTCTTAGCGCTCGAGTCTGATCCAAAAGCTACACAGTTATTTAAGAGTTTGACGATACTTGCGATTCCTATGCTTAACCCTGACGGTTCGGAACGTTTTACACGCGAGAATGCCCACGAGGTCGATCTGAATCGCGACGCTCAGGCCCTGACGCAGCCAGAAAGCAAGATCTTGGCAGATGTTTTCACTGCGTTTAAACCAAACCTCTGTTTGAATTTACACGGACAGCGCAGTATCTATGGCCTAACTGGGACAGAGAATCCTGCGGTTTTGTCTTTTTTGGCGCCTGCGGCCGATGCGGATAGAACAATTACCCCAGCGCGACTAAAAGCGATGGCTCTAATTAATCGCATTACCAATAAGTTGCACGAGGATCTAGGCAAACAAATTGGCCGCTATGATGATAGCTTTAACCTAGACTGTGTAGGCGACACCTTTACTTCTAGTGGCGTGCCTACCATTTTATTCGAAGCGGGTCAATACCTCCTGGATTATCAGCGCAATAACACTGCAGCCCTTATTCAACGCGCATACAAGGTCTTGTTCGATAGTTTGCTTGTGCAAGATGAGCTGCCCCCAGCGGATAAAATATTATCGGCTTATCTGGAATTGCCGGAGAACACTGTCAACTACTGCGATATCATAGTAAAAGGCGGTTTGCCAGAATCTTCCGGACAGCATAAAGACCTGCAGTTTCAATACCAAGAAGTTGTTGAAAACGATCGTTTGCGATTTATACCGCAGCTATTACCCAAGGAGGAAACTCCTAGGCTTTATGCCCATCGCTATATTGATGGTTCTGAACTAAGTACTTTACTCAAACGTTTGAATAGAGACAGTTGGCCCTCATTTATTGACGATTATGTACAAAAAAAGTACAGTCTTTAAAAATTCTTCAATAAAATCTGTGATTTTGCCTATTTTTCTCATAATTTTGCAATGAGATTGTTGTTTAACACCTATCAGTTGCTATTATGGCTAAATTCAAACTTGACGACGTAGATCATCAGATCCTAGACATCCTAATACAAAACACCCGTGTGCCTTTTACGGATATTGCTAAGAAATTGTTAATCTCAGCAGGTACCGTACATGTAAGAGTAAAAAAGATGGAAGAGGCAGGGATCATCACTGGTTCTTCTTTAACCTTAGATTATACCAAATTAGGGTACTCGTTTATCGCCTATGTGGGAGTATTTCTTCACAACACTTCTCAGACACAATTCGTGTTAGAGCGAATTCATGAAATTCCTTATGTAACTGTTGCTCATATCACTACAGGAAAATTCAACATCTTCTGTAAAATTCGTGCTAGAGATACTTTGCACGCTAAAGATGTCATCTTTAAACTTGATGATATTGAAGGAGTTATGAGAACAGAAACCATGATCTCCTTAGAAGAAAGCATCAACGACAAAAAACGTCTGATGCACACTATATTCAACGAACTCTAGTCTTGATCTTCCGTTTCTGCCGCTGGTAGTGCGACCTCTTCGGCTGTATTGTCTTCTGTTGTGGAGTCATCGTCCTCTTCTTCAAAGTCGGCCATAGCTGAGGCGAGGCGAGCGCTAACCTTAACCAGGTAGACTGTATCTTCGGTTCGCACCTCTACAGCTTCTATGGTATCGTTATGCATATTTTTAAAGGTGATGATGTGATCATCGTCGTATCCATCCGGATAGCGTTCCACCAAAAGGGAAAGAATTTCTGGTGTTAGTTTTTTGATATCGACTATAACCCGTTTCATGACATAGTGCATTCATATATCATTAAAGGTAGCTAAAAAAACAATAGTCCAAACCGAAATGTAAAACTTTACATTTCTTTCATGTAAAATTCGAACGCTTTGTTAATCAAGTCGTTGTC encodes:
- a CDS encoding M14 family zinc carboxypeptidase — translated: MNLTHRYLPLRTITPVLNRLAASDLFTLKDLGLSVENRPIKALRFGRGDFKVLCWSQMHGNESTTTKALLNYFLALESDPKATQLFKSLTILAIPMLNPDGSERFTRENAHEVDLNRDAQALTQPESKILADVFTAFKPNLCLNLHGQRSIYGLTGTENPAVLSFLAPAADADRTITPARLKAMALINRITNKLHEDLGKQIGRYDDSFNLDCVGDTFTSSGVPTILFEAGQYLLDYQRNNTAALIQRAYKVLFDSLLVQDELPPADKILSAYLELPENTVNYCDIIVKGGLPESSGQHKDLQFQYQEVVENDRLRFIPQLLPKEETPRLYAHRYIDGSELSTLLKRLNRDSWPSFIDDYVQKKYSL
- a CDS encoding Lrp/AsnC family transcriptional regulator, which encodes MAKFKLDDVDHQILDILIQNTRVPFTDIAKKLLISAGTVHVRVKKMEEAGIITGSSLTLDYTKLGYSFIAYVGVFLHNTSQTQFVLERIHEIPYVTVAHITTGKFNIFCKIRARDTLHAKDVIFKLDDIEGVMRTETMISLEESINDKKRLMHTIFNEL